The following proteins come from a genomic window of Herpetosiphonaceae bacterium:
- the secA gene encoding preprotein translocase subunit SecA: protein MFKWLGRLFSGDTTERVLNDLYAIVDQVNALEPEFEALTNEQLRAKTDEFRRRLREGETLDDLLPEAFAAVREAARRTIEKRHYDVQMVGGIVLHQGKIAEMKTGEGKTLVATLPLYLNALEGKGSHLITVNDYLVRRDAGWNGPIYHLLGVSLAAIAHDFSAVYDPDYLDPKSNLEDERLVHWRPVTRREAYEADITYGTNNEFGFDYLRDNIATRFEQTVQRPLNYAIVDEVDNILIDEARTPLIISGPARAAGDDYHYFAGLVKGLRGIEQREYDAYKKDLEFGDNKRRSDAQRAIDSADYVLDLKHRSIALTDAGILKIERRLKDAGRIPDDANIYEPEYFELTHYLDNAIKGEYVFKRDKDYIVQGGEVIIVDEQTGRTMPGRRWSDGLHESVEAKEGVRVQDETMVYATITIQNYFRMYKKLSGMTGTALTESEEFAKIYKLDVVPIPTNREVIREDRNDQIFRSEEAKYRAVVREILGAAVRGQPTLVGTASIENSERLAAYLKPGALKNLALSSVLMTVIRDTKGVSEDVRKAFAESLDMPISQVPFTVLRQTAQALSLSTDALAPEILDRFAAMLKIDDQARLTEFLRNGLPHQVLNAKLHEQEARIVAQAGRPGAVTIATNMAGRGTDILLGGNPDALAAHYLEENGVRREQIKAVAKPIIEGNEQQIEQTLERHKLPTVVLDELRRAKHEYDEMLQHFEANPALFFLSRYAEGSAETFAARWAFVNDVLDNEVGLARQIVQNTSGLREEQIAQIQAVRSDLESYRNDKVEFLANQLFDRIYAARARLIQAVLHGNLDEARTLIATTPTLDESLIGGIQQIKSQVEADANLIRELGGLMIIGTERHEARRIDNQLRGRAGRQGDPGLSRFYISLEDELMKRFGPSIDRVKGFMSRAGFEDDIPIEFGVISKSIENAQTKVEGYNFDVRKRVVDYDDVMNKQREVIYARRRAILEQGEIQRRLQMLVQRYLGSYADWVAGQVEELAAGVNNGNGPEIERQLARLLPGSERLNLSELRALGDEDRSAQLQPLIAEAEHQQHPLRLLLEDVAEFVDIDPVEAFDELKAADRAAVERYLDEQWRANTEGDLEKRIKSLFYTELDLMLDRYVDDYEGWMTGEIEKAVDASTVQATGVINVEGARRRIRPILPQIDTIAPERLAGASPELVQREFESVIQQSYQEGNHLRLFADELQRVLPFVPGLSPDQYLAMFADALDGLMIALPESERSDLLQEWQAPVRQALQPVFAGNALSEEDGRVFLRAVNESWIDALDRLAQLDDDGQTAGLEQLVDRSFDRWRSLIGVDLLNRYSRELMLNAIDREWADYLTAMEDLRQGIGLQGIAQRDPLVAYKTQAFKMFEELLDTIDRTTVKTFFNNLPRFAANVQQQMVLGASRVRDLKVGPNEPCPCGSGKKFKKCHGAPNRVQATPAVAVAAVAASATGGNGDSGAAAAPKLTQQQQQRQSGQTSQRRNKSKGRNVPRR, encoded by the coding sequence TACCTTGTGCGGCGCGACGCCGGTTGGAACGGGCCGATCTATCATCTGCTTGGCGTTTCTCTGGCCGCTATCGCCCACGACTTCTCGGCGGTGTACGATCCCGACTATCTCGATCCCAAATCAAATCTAGAAGATGAGCGCCTCGTCCACTGGCGGCCTGTCACCCGGCGCGAAGCCTACGAGGCCGATATTACGTACGGCACCAACAACGAGTTTGGCTTCGATTATCTGCGCGACAATATTGCGACGCGCTTCGAGCAAACGGTGCAGCGTCCGCTCAACTATGCGATCGTCGACGAGGTCGATAACATCCTGATCGACGAGGCGCGCACGCCGCTAATTATCTCCGGCCCTGCGCGCGCCGCGGGCGACGACTACCACTACTTCGCGGGGCTGGTCAAGGGTCTGCGCGGCATCGAGCAGCGCGAGTACGACGCCTACAAGAAAGATCTGGAGTTTGGCGACAATAAGCGTCGCTCCGACGCGCAGCGGGCGATCGATAGCGCCGATTACGTGCTCGACCTGAAGCATCGGAGCATCGCGCTGACCGACGCGGGTATTCTCAAGATCGAGCGACGGCTGAAAGACGCGGGCCGCATTCCCGACGATGCCAACATCTACGAGCCGGAATATTTCGAGCTGACGCACTATCTCGATAACGCGATCAAAGGCGAGTACGTTTTCAAGCGCGATAAAGACTATATCGTGCAGGGCGGCGAGGTGATTATCGTCGACGAGCAGACCGGACGCACCATGCCCGGTCGGCGCTGGTCCGATGGGCTGCACGAGTCGGTCGAGGCGAAAGAGGGCGTGCGCGTTCAGGACGAGACGATGGTCTATGCCACGATCACGATCCAGAACTATTTCCGCATGTACAAGAAGCTGTCGGGTATGACCGGCACGGCGCTGACGGAGTCGGAGGAGTTTGCCAAGATCTATAAGCTAGATGTGGTGCCGATCCCGACGAACCGCGAGGTGATCCGCGAAGACCGCAACGATCAGATCTTCCGCTCCGAGGAGGCCAAGTACCGCGCGGTGGTGCGCGAGATCCTGGGCGCTGCGGTGCGCGGGCAGCCGACGCTGGTCGGTACGGCCTCGATCGAAAACTCCGAGCGGCTGGCGGCCTATCTCAAGCCGGGCGCGCTCAAGAATCTGGCGCTCTCCTCGGTGCTGATGACGGTGATCCGCGATACCAAGGGCGTGAGCGAGGATGTGCGCAAGGCGTTTGCCGAAAGCCTGGACATGCCGATCTCGCAGGTGCCATTCACCGTGCTGCGGCAAACAGCGCAGGCGCTGAGCCTGTCGACCGATGCGCTCGCGCCGGAGATCCTCGATCGGTTCGCGGCGATGCTCAAGATCGACGATCAGGCGCGGCTGACGGAGTTTCTGCGCAATGGCCTGCCGCATCAGGTGTTGAACGCCAAGCTGCACGAGCAGGAGGCGCGCATCGTGGCGCAGGCCGGACGACCCGGCGCGGTGACGATCGCCACCAACATGGCCGGTCGTGGCACCGACATTTTGCTCGGCGGCAATCCCGATGCGCTGGCCGCGCACTACCTCGAAGAGAACGGCGTGCGTCGCGAGCAGATCAAAGCGGTTGCGAAGCCGATCATCGAAGGCAACGAGCAGCAGATCGAGCAGACTCTCGAACGGCATAAGCTGCCGACGGTGGTGCTGGACGAGCTGCGGCGGGCCAAGCACGAGTACGACGAGATGCTTCAGCACTTCGAGGCCAATCCGGCGCTCTTCTTCCTGAGCCGCTATGCCGAAGGCTCGGCGGAAACCTTCGCGGCGCGCTGGGCCTTCGTCAACGACGTGCTGGATAACGAGGTCGGCCTGGCGCGGCAGATCGTGCAAAACACGTCCGGCCTGCGCGAAGAGCAGATCGCGCAGATCCAGGCGGTGCGCTCCGATCTTGAGTCGTATCGCAACGACAAGGTCGAGTTCCTGGCAAACCAGCTCTTCGATCGAATCTATGCGGCACGAGCGCGCCTGATCCAGGCGGTGCTGCACGGCAATCTGGACGAGGCGCGAACGCTGATCGCCACGACGCCAACGCTGGACGAGAGTCTGATCGGCGGTATCCAGCAGATCAAGAGCCAGGTCGAGGCCGATGCCAATCTGATCCGCGAGCTGGGCGGCCTGATGATCATCGGTACCGAGCGGCACGAGGCGCGGCGCATCGACAACCAGCTTCGTGGTCGCGCCGGTCGTCAGGGCGATCCCGGCCTGTCGCGGTTCTATATCTCGCTGGAAGACGAGCTGATGAAGCGCTTCGGCCCCAGCATCGATCGAGTCAAAGGCTTTATGTCGCGGGCTGGCTTCGAGGATGATATTCCGATCGAGTTCGGCGTGATCTCGAAGTCGATCGAAAACGCGCAGACCAAGGTCGAGGGCTACAACTTCGACGTGCGTAAGCGCGTGGTCGATTACGACGACGTGATGAACAAGCAGCGCGAGGTGATCTACGCGCGGCGGCGGGCGATCCTTGAGCAGGGCGAGATCCAGCGCCGGTTGCAGATGCTGGTGCAGCGCTACCTCGGCAGCTATGCCGACTGGGTCGCCGGGCAGGTCGAGGAGCTGGCGGCGGGCGTTAACAACGGCAACGGGCCGGAGATCGAGCGACAGCTGGCGCGGCTGCTGCCGGGCAGCGAGCGGCTGAATCTTTCGGAGCTGCGCGCGCTGGGCGATGAGGATCGCAGCGCGCAGTTGCAGCCGTTGATCGCCGAGGCCGAGCACCAGCAGCATCCGCTGCGTCTGCTGCTGGAGGATGTCGCGGAGTTTGTCGACATCGATCCGGTGGAGGCGTTCGACGAGCTGAAGGCTGCCGACCGCGCCGCTGTCGAGCGCTATCTCGACGAGCAGTGGCGGGCCAACACCGAGGGCGATCTCGAAAAGCGCATCAAGAGCCTGTTCTACACTGAGCTGGACCTGATGCTCGATCGGTACGTCGACGATTACGAGGGCTGGATGACCGGCGAGATCGAGAAGGCGGTCGATGCCTCGACGGTGCAGGCGACCGGCGTGATCAACGTGGAGGGCGCTCGTCGTCGTATTCGCCCGATCCTGCCGCAGATCGATACGATCGCGCCTGAGCGTCTGGCGGGCGCGTCGCCGGAGCTGGTGCAGCGTGAGTTCGAGTCGGTGATCCAGCAGAGCTACCAGGAGGGCAATCACCTGCGGCTCTTTGCCGACGAGCTACAGCGCGTGCTGCCGTTCGTGCCGGGGCTGTCGCCGGATCAGTATCTCGCGATGTTTGCCGATGCGCTGGATGGCCTGATGATCGCGCTGCCCGAATCCGAGCGAAGCGATCTGCTTCAGGAGTGGCAGGCTCCGGTGCGTCAGGCGCTTCAGCCGGTCTTCGCCGGGAATGCTTTGAGCGAGGAAGATGGGCGCGTGTTCCTCCGCGCGGTCAACGAGTCCTGGATCGACGCGCTGGATCGGCTGGCGCAGCTCGACGACGACGGGCAGACCGCCGGGCTGGAGCAACTGGTCGATCGCTCGTTCGACCGCTGGCGCTCGCTGATCGGCGTCGATCTGCTCAATCGCTATAGCCGCGAGCTGATGCTCAACGCGATCGACCGCGAGTGGGCCGATTACCTGACGGCGATGGAAGATCTGCGACAGGGCATCGGGCTACAGGGCATCGCGCAGCGCGATCCGCTGGTGGCGTACAAGACCCAGGCGTTCAAGATGTTCGAGGAGCTGCTCGACACGATCGATCGAACGACGGTCAAGACGTTCTTCAACAACTTGCCGCGCTTTGCCGCCAACGTGCAGCAGCAGATGGTCTTGGGCGCTAGCCGTGTTCGCGACCTCAAGGTTGGCCCGAACGAGCCGTGTCCTTGCGGCAGCGGCAAGAAGTTCAAGAAGTGCCACGGAGCGCCCAACCGCGTGCAGGCGACGCCCGCCGTGGCGGTGGCAGCCGTGGCGGCGAGCGCGACGGGCGGCAACGGCGATAGCGGCGCGGCGGCAGCGCCCAAGCTGACGCAGCAGCAGCAGCAGCGACAGAGCGGCCAGACCAGCCAGCGGCGCAACAAGTCCAAGGGCCGGAACGTTCCGCGCCGGTAG
- a CDS encoding DUF1992 domain-containing protein, translated as MPRRYLDRRAEAEIEAMLARGELAQAKKDEQPADGQNQIAKARSMRRSPGDWQGLVEQRIQDGMERGLFDNLRGMGQPLNLDEDRFVPDELKMAFRVLRSTGLAPLWVEMNKEIREDLARLERFRAYAHARTQTNPMQRNHLRQQYLARVVEINNKIVDYNIIAPSSQVHLALLIIDEELAKYDQQQAQA; from the coding sequence ATGCCGAGACGGTATCTTGACCGACGCGCCGAGGCCGAGATCGAGGCGATGCTGGCGCGCGGCGAGCTGGCACAGGCCAAGAAAGACGAGCAACCAGCCGACGGGCAGAATCAGATCGCGAAAGCGCGATCGATGCGGCGGTCGCCCGGCGATTGGCAGGGTCTTGTCGAGCAGCGCATTCAAGACGGCATGGAGCGCGGCCTGTTCGATAATCTGCGCGGCATGGGACAGCCGCTCAATCTGGACGAAGATCGCTTCGTGCCCGATGAGCTGAAGATGGCCTTTCGGGTGCTGCGGTCGACGGGCCTGGCGCCGCTGTGGGTGGAGATGAACAAAGAGATCCGCGAGGATCTGGCGCGGCTGGAGCGCTTTCGGGCTTATGCGCACGCACGCACGCAGACCAATCCAATGCAGCGCAACCATCTGCGGCAACAATATCTCGCGCGCGTGGTGGAGATCAACAACAAAATTGTAGACTACAACATCATCGCGCCGTCGTCGCAGGTCCACCTGGCGCTGCTGATCATCGACGAAGAGCTGGCAAAGTACGACCAGCAGCAGGCGCAGGCGTGA
- a CDS encoding histidine phosphatase family protein — MRLILVRHGESEWNRIGRYQGQLDAPLSELGLRQAEALAERLAAEKLDAIYSSYLQRARRTADAIAQYHPSLEIQEDPALLEIHHGDWQGLFAADVRERYAETLEEWRTFPTRCQMPSGESFSNILKRTLNFRERVCKEHGSDATVVASTHDVVVKILIADALGMHMDRINRLWITNASISVIEYTEELPFLVSLSEACHLGHLETVREKQEAI, encoded by the coding sequence ATGCGCCTGATTCTTGTACGTCATGGTGAGAGCGAGTGGAACCGGATCGGTCGTTACCAGGGCCAGCTCGACGCGCCTTTGTCGGAGCTGGGGCTGCGCCAGGCTGAGGCGCTGGCGGAGCGCCTAGCGGCTGAAAAGCTGGATGCGATCTACAGCAGCTATCTTCAGCGCGCGCGCCGCACCGCCGACGCGATTGCTCAGTATCATCCCAGCCTTGAGATTCAGGAAGATCCGGCGCTGCTGGAGATCCACCACGGCGATTGGCAGGGTCTTTTCGCCGCCGATGTCCGCGAGCGCTATGCCGAAACCCTGGAAGAATGGCGCACCTTTCCGACGCGCTGCCAGATGCCCAGCGGCGAGAGCTTCAGCAATATTCTCAAGCGCACCTTGAACTTCCGCGAGCGTGTCTGCAAAGAGCACGGCTCGGATGCCACGGTCGTCGCATCGACGCATGACGTGGTCGTCAAGATTTTGATCGCCGACGCGCTGGGCATGCACATGGATCGCATCAACCGGCTGTGGATCACGAACGCCTCGATCAGCGTGATCGAGTATACCGAGGAGCTGCCGTTCCTGGTTTCGCTCTCCGAGGCGTGTCACCTGGGCCATCTGGAGACGGTGCGCGAAAAGCAGGAGGCGATCTAG